One Halomonas sp. M4R1S46 genomic window carries:
- a CDS encoding FadR/GntR family transcriptional regulator has product MSTRSRPDTVRPSIADHLAREIFSGRYQPGDFVPKEVDLAERFAINRSAVRSDLRQLVDVGIIERISGHGSKVREYDAWNILDPLVTDWMTRYATPNPEIQREILAFRLDVEPYVAMTAARRATARDLVAIEEAFEGMGQNLHGGNGEAGRLHSDYDVAFHVAIYKATHNIVWAQLSHILRPSIYMLIEKSNVSASDPEESLERHRQLMECIRARRPREAFLAAQAVLAGTADALGIPPGDAILGSQLDLPPTQA; this is encoded by the coding sequence TTGTCGACTCGCTCCCGCCCGGACACCGTGCGCCCCAGCATCGCCGACCACCTCGCCCGGGAGATCTTCTCCGGCCGCTACCAGCCCGGTGACTTCGTGCCCAAGGAAGTGGATCTCGCCGAGCGGTTCGCGATCAACCGCTCGGCGGTGCGCAGCGACCTGCGTCAACTGGTCGATGTCGGCATCATCGAGCGCATCTCCGGACATGGCTCCAAGGTGCGCGAGTACGATGCCTGGAACATCCTCGACCCCCTGGTCACCGACTGGATGACCCGCTACGCCACCCCCAACCCGGAGATCCAGCGCGAGATCCTGGCCTTTCGCCTCGACGTGGAGCCCTACGTGGCCATGACCGCCGCCCGGCGTGCCACCGCCCGCGACCTGGTCGCCATCGAGGAGGCCTTCGAGGGCATGGGGCAGAACCTGCACGGCGGCAACGGCGAGGCCGGCCGCCTGCACAGCGACTACGACGTCGCCTTCCACGTCGCCATCTACAAGGCCACCCACAACATCGTCTGGGCGCAGCTCTCGCATATCCTCAGGCCCTCGATCTACATGCTGATCGAGAAGTCCAACGTCAGCGCCAGCGACCCCGAGGAGAGCCTGGAGCGCCACCGCCAGTTGATGGAATGCATCCGCGCCCGCCGCCCCCGGGAGGCCTTTCTCGCCGCCCAGGCGGTCCTGGCCGGGACCGCCGACGCCCTGGGCATCCCCCCCGGCGACGCCATCCTGGGCAGCCAGCTGGACCTGCCCCCGACGCAGGCCTGA
- a CDS encoding LysR family transcriptional regulator has translation MELRHLRYFCVAAEELNMTRAAARLHMAQPPLTRQINQLEEEIGTRLFERSPRGLTLTPAGQFFHEHTLQILDKVDTTVAGTRRIARSKRQLFGIGFVPSVFYGQLPLLVRGLRQKDDVELTLVELTTVQQIQALKAGRIDIGFGRLRIDDPEVEQEVLFEEPMMAALPNGHPLEGTTPTMAQLAEYPLILFPATPRPSMADTVLGMFRRRGLRVQVAQEANEMQTALGLVASDLGITLVPEQVRRLQRDGINYVYLAETHITIPILCSRRRGEPPSEIMREANAILEVLVENRRTGRYP, from the coding sequence ATGGAGCTACGTCACCTGCGGTACTTCTGCGTGGCGGCCGAGGAACTGAACATGACCCGGGCGGCCGCCCGCCTGCACATGGCACAGCCACCCTTAACTAGACAAATCAACCAGTTGGAAGAAGAGATCGGCACTCGCCTGTTCGAGCGGAGCCCCCGGGGGCTGACCCTCACCCCGGCGGGCCAGTTCTTTCATGAGCATACCCTGCAGATACTCGACAAGGTCGACACCACCGTCGCGGGCACCCGGCGCATCGCCCGCAGCAAGCGCCAGCTGTTCGGCATCGGCTTCGTGCCGTCGGTGTTCTACGGTCAGCTTCCGCTGCTGGTGCGTGGCCTGCGACAAAAGGATGACGTCGAACTGACGCTGGTCGAGCTGACCACGGTGCAGCAGATCCAGGCGCTCAAGGCGGGTCGCATCGACATCGGATTCGGCCGGCTGAGGATCGACGACCCGGAGGTCGAGCAGGAGGTGCTGTTCGAGGAGCCGATGATGGCGGCGCTGCCCAATGGTCACCCGCTGGAAGGCACCACGCCGACCATGGCGCAGCTGGCCGAGTATCCGCTGATCCTGTTCCCGGCCACACCGCGACCGAGCATGGCGGACACCGTACTCGGCATGTTCCGCCGCCGCGGCCTGCGGGTGCAGGTCGCCCAGGAGGCCAACGAGATGCAGACCGCCCTGGGCCTGGTGGCCTCGGACCTGGGCATCACCCTGGTGCCCGAGCAGGTTCGCCGGCTGCAGCGCGACGGGATCAACTATGTCTACCTCGCGGAGACACACATCACCATCCCCATCCTGTGCAGCCGGCGACGGGGCGAGCCGCCCAGCGAGATCATGCGCGAGGCCAACGCCATCCTCGAGGTGCTGGTCGAGAATCGCCGAACGGGCCGCTACCCCTGA
- a CDS encoding muconate/chloromuconate family cycloisomerase, which translates to MSSVIESIETQLVDLPTIRPHKLSMTTMACQTLVIVRMRHSDGVEGLGEGTTIGGLAYGPESPESIKRNIDAYLAPLLIGQPADNLNVLRARMARHTRGNMIAKSALETALLDARGKRLGVSVADLLGGARHAHLPVLWTLASGETDKDIDEACQRLDDRRHCDFKLKIGARDLDEDVRHVAAIKAALGERASVRVDVNQAWDEATAVRGIAALQDAGIELIEQAIPAREHAGLVRLANRFRVPMLADEAVADARDGLDLAARGFSGAFALKIAKSGGPVAALELAHLAQTAGIGLYGGTLLEGTLGTAASLHAWSTLGELAWGTEMFGPLLLKDDIVAEPLQYHEFGVDLPAGPGLGITLDEDKLAHYSRQ; encoded by the coding sequence ATGTCATCCGTGATCGAATCCATCGAGACGCAGCTGGTCGACCTGCCGACCATTCGCCCCCACAAGCTCTCCATGACCACCATGGCCTGCCAGACGCTGGTCATCGTGCGCATGCGCCACAGCGACGGCGTGGAGGGCCTGGGCGAGGGCACCACCATCGGCGGCCTGGCCTACGGTCCCGAGAGCCCGGAGAGTATCAAGCGCAATATCGACGCCTACCTGGCGCCACTGCTGATCGGCCAGCCCGCCGACAACCTCAACGTCCTGCGCGCCCGGATGGCCCGCCATACCCGCGGCAACATGATCGCCAAGTCGGCGCTTGAGACCGCCTTGCTCGACGCCCGAGGCAAGCGACTGGGGGTATCGGTGGCCGACCTGCTCGGCGGCGCGCGCCACGCGCATCTGCCGGTGCTGTGGACGCTGGCCTCGGGGGAGACCGACAAGGATATCGACGAGGCCTGCCAGCGCCTCGACGACCGTCGCCACTGTGATTTCAAGCTGAAGATCGGCGCCCGTGACCTGGACGAGGACGTACGGCATGTCGCGGCCATCAAGGCGGCGCTGGGGGAGCGAGCCAGCGTACGGGTCGACGTCAACCAGGCCTGGGACGAGGCCACCGCGGTGCGTGGCATCGCGGCCCTGCAGGATGCCGGCATCGAGCTGATCGAGCAGGCGATTCCCGCCCGCGAGCATGCCGGCCTGGTGCGCTTGGCCAACCGCTTTCGGGTGCCGATGCTGGCCGACGAGGCGGTGGCCGACGCCCGCGACGGCCTCGACCTGGCGGCGCGCGGCTTCAGTGGCGCCTTTGCCCTCAAGATCGCCAAGTCCGGCGGGCCAGTGGCGGCGCTGGAACTGGCTCACCTGGCCCAGACCGCCGGCATCGGCCTCTATGGCGGCACCTTGCTCGAGGGCACCCTCGGCACCGCCGCGTCCCTGCATGCCTGGTCGACGCTCGGCGAACTGGCCTGGGGCACCGAGATGTTCGGGCCGCTGCTGCTCAAGGACGACATCGTCGCCGAGCCGCTCCAGTACCACGAGTTCGGGGTCGACCTGCCGGCCGGTCCCGGGCTCGGTATCACCCTCGACGAGGACAAGCTCGCCCACTATTCGCGCCAGTAA
- the catC gene encoding muconolactone Delta-isomerase, whose translation MLFQVEMTVKLPPDMPAERAAEIKATEKAYAQELQRAGKWRHLWRVAGSYANVSIFDVQDNAELQEIVSNLPLFPYMEISVTPLCRHPSSIREDDA comes from the coding sequence ATGCTGTTTCAAGTGGAAATGACCGTGAAGCTGCCGCCGGACATGCCGGCCGAGCGGGCCGCCGAGATCAAGGCGACCGAGAAGGCCTATGCCCAGGAGCTGCAGCGCGCCGGCAAGTGGCGCCACCTGTGGCGGGTCGCCGGCAGCTACGCCAACGTCAGCATCTTCGACGTGCAGGACAACGCCGAACTGCAGGAGATCGTCTCGAACCTCCCGCTCTTTCCCTACATGGAGATCAGTGTCACGCCGCTGTGTCGCCACCCCTCGTCGATCCGCGAGGACGATGCCTGA
- the catA gene encoding catechol 1,2-dioxygenase, producing the protein MTVKIFDTPEVQDFLKTVSGFDQAGGNERAKQIMHRLLSDLYRLIDDYDVSPEEFWSAVSMLNALGGETQFGLLSPGLGFDHFLDMRQDAIDAEAKRTGGTPRTIEGPLYVAGAPEAEGFARMDDGKDPDGETMWLTGQVRDVDGTPIAGAKVEIWHADSKGGYSFFDPTQSDYNLRRSIITDSEGRYTARSIIPSGYGVPEGAPTDQVLKALGRHGERPAHIHYFISAPGHQHLTTQINLAGDPYTFDDFAFATREELVIPAHRIEDQDEIARRELDGPFSEVTFDIELARTDDPELQHRHKRPRAKEDEQDQASQQAGTARV; encoded by the coding sequence ATGACCGTGAAGATTTTCGACACTCCCGAGGTCCAGGACTTCCTGAAGACCGTCAGCGGCTTCGACCAGGCTGGCGGCAACGAGCGCGCCAAGCAGATCATGCACCGCCTGCTCTCCGACCTCTACCGCCTGATCGACGACTACGACGTCAGCCCCGAGGAGTTCTGGTCCGCCGTCAGCATGCTCAACGCCCTGGGGGGCGAGACCCAGTTCGGCCTGCTGTCACCGGGGCTGGGCTTCGACCACTTCCTGGACATGCGCCAGGACGCCATCGATGCCGAGGCCAAGCGCACCGGGGGGACCCCGCGCACCATCGAGGGCCCGCTGTACGTGGCCGGCGCCCCGGAAGCCGAAGGCTTCGCGCGCATGGATGACGGCAAGGACCCGGATGGTGAGACCATGTGGCTGACCGGCCAGGTGCGCGACGTCGACGGCACCCCCATCGCCGGTGCCAAGGTCGAGATCTGGCACGCCGACTCCAAGGGCGGCTACTCCTTCTTCGACCCGACCCAGAGCGACTACAACCTGCGTCGCTCCATCATCACCGACAGCGAAGGTCGCTACACCGCGCGCAGCATCATCCCCTCCGGCTACGGGGTCCCGGAAGGCGCGCCGACCGACCAGGTGCTCAAGGCGCTGGGCCGCCACGGCGAGCGTCCGGCGCATATCCACTACTTCATCTCGGCGCCGGGGCACCAGCACCTGACCACCCAGATCAACCTGGCCGGCGACCCCTACACCTTCGACGACTTCGCCTTCGCTACCCGCGAGGAGCTGGTGATCCCGGCGCACCGCATCGAGGATCAGGACGAGATCGCCAGGCGCGAGCTGGATGGCCCCTTCTCCGAGGTGACCTTCGATATCGAGCTGGCCAGGACCGACGACCCTGAGCTGCAGCATCGCCACAAGCGCCCGCGCGCCAAGGAAGACGAGCAGGATCAGGCCAGCCAGCAGGCCGGCACCGCCAGGGTCTGA
- a CDS encoding Rieske 2Fe-2S domain-containing protein — MTSKLDRLEQRVRGAVVDDAAAGIFRAHRSIFTDPEFFELEMKHIFEGNWVFLAHESQISEPGDYMTVTLGRQPVIITRDKQGELHGLLNACAHRGATLCRKKRGNKGTFTCPFHGWTFKNDGKLLKAKNEKTGAYPDGFKQGGSHDLKRLPTFGNYKGFLFGSLSDDVMPLEEYLGETTKVIDNIVDQAPEGLEILRGTSSYTFNGNWKLGAENGADGYHVSSVHWNYASTMDRRNYDAGGTQAVDADGWSKSQGGFYSYANGHMMLWTRLLNPEVRPVYGRKDEIEAELGEARADSIVNQTRNLCLYPNVYLMDQFSTQIRVIRPLSVDKSEVTIYCFAPKGESAESRRVRIRQYEDFFNVSGMGTPDDLEEFRACQNGYAARDAEWNDLSRGAKQWIEGADDNAQAIDMKPLLSGASPEDEGLYVLHHQHWVEEMLRAIDKERSQYIATASA, encoded by the coding sequence ATGACCAGCAAGCTCGATCGTCTCGAACAACGCGTCCGCGGTGCCGTCGTCGACGACGCCGCGGCCGGTATCTTCCGCGCCCATCGCAGCATCTTCACCGACCCCGAGTTCTTCGAGCTCGAGATGAAGCACATCTTCGAGGGCAACTGGGTGTTCCTGGCCCACGAGAGCCAGATCAGTGAGCCGGGCGACTACATGACCGTGACCCTGGGCCGCCAGCCGGTGATCATCACCCGCGACAAGCAGGGCGAACTGCACGGCCTGCTCAACGCCTGCGCCCACCGCGGCGCCACCCTGTGCCGCAAGAAGCGCGGCAACAAGGGCACCTTCACCTGCCCGTTCCACGGCTGGACCTTCAAGAACGACGGCAAGCTGCTCAAGGCCAAGAACGAGAAGACCGGCGCCTACCCCGACGGCTTCAAGCAGGGAGGCTCCCACGACCTCAAGCGCCTGCCGACGTTCGGCAACTACAAGGGCTTCCTGTTCGGCAGCCTGAGCGATGACGTGATGCCGCTGGAGGAGTACCTGGGCGAGACCACCAAGGTGATCGACAATATCGTCGACCAGGCGCCGGAAGGCCTGGAGATCCTGCGCGGCACCTCGTCGTACACCTTCAACGGCAACTGGAAGCTGGGCGCGGAGAACGGCGCCGACGGCTACCACGTCAGCTCGGTGCACTGGAACTACGCCTCGACCATGGACCGGCGCAACTACGACGCCGGCGGCACCCAGGCGGTGGACGCCGACGGCTGGTCGAAGAGCCAGGGCGGTTTCTACTCCTACGCCAACGGCCACATGATGCTGTGGACCCGGCTGCTCAACCCCGAGGTGCGTCCCGTCTACGGCCGCAAGGACGAGATCGAGGCCGAGCTGGGCGAGGCGCGGGCCGACTCCATCGTCAACCAGACCCGTAACCTCTGCCTTTACCCCAACGTCTACCTGATGGACCAGTTCTCCACCCAGATCCGGGTGATCCGCCCGCTGTCCGTGGACAAGAGCGAGGTGACCATCTACTGCTTCGCGCCCAAGGGCGAATCGGCGGAGAGCCGCCGTGTGCGCATCCGCCAGTACGAGGACTTCTTCAACGTCTCGGGCATGGGCACGCCGGATGACCTGGAGGAATTCCGCGCCTGCCAGAACGGCTACGCCGCCCGCGACGCCGAGTGGAACGACCTCAGCCGCGGCGCCAAGCAATGGATCGAGGGCGCCGACGACAACGCCCAGGCGATCGACATGAAGCCGCTGCTGAGCGGAGCGTCCCCCGAGGACGAGGGGCTCTACGTGCTGCACCACCAGCACTGGGTCGAGGAGATGCTGCGTGCCATCGACAAGGAACGCAGCCAGTACATCGCCACCGCGTCCGCCTAA
- the benB gene encoding benzoate 1,2-dioxygenase small subunit has product MSISYHDIQAFVFREARLLDDRQWDAWLECYRKDAVFWMPAWDDDDRLTEDPQSEISLIYYPNREGLEDRVYRIKTERSGATSLPEPRTTHLIGNLEVLGQEGDEVKLRFNWHTLSHRYQQTNQFFGTSFYTLDVSGETPLISDKKVVLNNDYIHQVIDIYHI; this is encoded by the coding sequence ATGAGCATCAGCTATCACGATATCCAGGCTTTCGTCTTTCGCGAGGCGCGCCTGCTCGACGACCGCCAGTGGGACGCGTGGCTCGAGTGCTACCGCAAGGACGCGGTGTTCTGGATGCCGGCCTGGGACGACGACGACCGGCTCACCGAGGACCCGCAAAGCGAGATCTCGCTGATCTACTACCCGAACCGCGAGGGGCTCGAGGACCGGGTCTACCGGATCAAGACCGAGCGCTCCGGGGCGACCAGCCTCCCCGAGCCGCGCACCACGCACCTGATCGGCAACCTGGAGGTGCTGGGGCAGGAGGGCGATGAAGTGAAGCTGCGCTTCAACTGGCACACCCTGAGCCACCGCTACCAGCAGACCAACCAGTTCTTCGGGACGTCCTTCTACACCCTGGACGTGTCCGGCGAGACACCGCTGATCAGCGACAAGAAGGTGGTGCTGAACAACGACTACATCCACCAGGTCATCGACATCTATCACATCTGA
- the benC gene encoding benzoate 1,2-dioxygenase electron transfer component BenC, translating to MSYTIALNFEDGVTRFIGCKEGETVLDAAYRQKVNLPMDCSDGVCGTCKGHCEQGEFDMGDEYLEEALSDEEAAEGQVLTCQMVPSTDCVLQVPVASTLCKTAVGKLEGTVAVVEPLSEDSIELAIDLDDDAELAFLPGQYIHIDVPGTEEHRSYSFSSRPGASRATFLIRNVPHGLMSGYLSDQAKPGERLTLTGPMGSFYLREITRPVLMLAGGTGLAPFLSMLEQLAEQGCEAPVHLIYGVNKDDHLVKTEALDALRERLPTFSYATVVVDEDSDHPRKGYVTHHMDAEVLHDGDVDVYLCGPPPMVDAVLKHFDEQGIAPQSFHYEKFTPNQAPGEAA from the coding sequence ATGAGCTACACCATTGCCCTCAACTTCGAGGACGGCGTGACCCGTTTCATCGGCTGCAAGGAAGGCGAGACCGTCCTCGACGCGGCCTACCGGCAGAAGGTCAACCTGCCCATGGACTGCTCCGACGGCGTCTGCGGCACCTGCAAGGGCCACTGCGAGCAGGGCGAGTTCGACATGGGTGACGAGTACCTGGAGGAGGCGCTCTCCGACGAGGAGGCCGCCGAGGGCCAGGTGCTGACCTGCCAGATGGTGCCGTCGACCGACTGCGTCCTCCAGGTGCCGGTGGCCTCGACCCTGTGCAAGACCGCGGTCGGCAAGCTCGAGGGCACCGTGGCCGTGGTCGAGCCACTCTCCGAGGACAGCATCGAGCTGGCCATCGACCTCGATGACGACGCCGAGCTGGCCTTCCTGCCCGGCCAGTACATCCACATCGACGTGCCGGGCACCGAGGAGCATCGCTCCTACTCCTTCAGTTCCCGGCCGGGCGCCTCGAGGGCCACCTTCCTGATCCGCAACGTCCCCCATGGCCTGATGAGCGGCTACCTGAGCGACCAGGCCAAGCCCGGTGAGCGCCTCACCCTGACCGGGCCGATGGGCAGCTTCTACCTGCGCGAGATCACCCGGCCGGTGCTGATGCTGGCCGGCGGCACCGGCCTGGCCCCCTTCCTGTCGATGCTCGAGCAGTTGGCGGAGCAGGGCTGCGAGGCGCCGGTGCACCTGATCTACGGCGTCAACAAGGACGATCACCTGGTCAAGACCGAGGCCCTGGATGCCCTCAGGGAGCGCCTGCCGACCTTCAGCTACGCCACCGTGGTGGTGGACGAGGACAGCGATCACCCGCGCAAGGGCTACGTCACCCACCATATGGATGCCGAGGTCCTGCACGACGGCGATGTCGATGTCTACCTGTGCGGGCCGCCGCCCATGGTCGACGCCGTGCTCAAGCACTTCGACGAGCAGGGCATCGCCCCGCAGAGCTTCCACTACGAGAAGTTCACCCCCAACCAGGCACCCGGGGAGGCCGCATGA
- the benD gene encoding benzoate diol dehydrogenase BenD, producing MNRQRFAGPRFQDRVMVVTGAAQGIGQRVAERAAAEGARLALVDRADHVQAVAAELREQGAEAIALQADLETWEGAEDAMTRAREHFGRLDILINNVGGAINFKPFTEFSDTEISAEITRSLMPTLWCCRAALPSMVEQGSGVIVNVSSAATRGIHRIPYSAAKGGVNAMTASLAFEYAEHGIRVVATAPGGTEAPPRRISRGTPEPRNETEQAWFQAHIDQTKASCLMGRYGTLDEMAAPILFLASDEASYITGTVVPVAGGDLG from the coding sequence ATGAACCGCCAACGCTTCGCTGGCCCACGTTTCCAGGACCGGGTGATGGTGGTCACCGGCGCCGCCCAGGGCATCGGCCAGCGCGTCGCCGAGCGCGCCGCCGCCGAGGGTGCCCGTCTGGCCCTGGTGGACCGCGCCGACCATGTCCAGGCGGTGGCGGCCGAGTTGCGCGAGCAGGGGGCCGAGGCCATCGCCCTGCAGGCCGACCTGGAGACCTGGGAGGGCGCCGAGGACGCCATGACCCGGGCCCGGGAGCACTTCGGGCGTCTCGATATCCTGATCAACAACGTGGGCGGGGCGATCAACTTCAAGCCGTTCACCGAGTTCAGCGATACCGAGATCTCGGCCGAGATCACCCGTTCGCTGATGCCGACCCTGTGGTGCTGCCGCGCGGCTCTGCCCAGCATGGTGGAGCAGGGCAGTGGCGTCATCGTCAACGTGTCCTCGGCGGCGACCCGCGGTATCCACCGGATTCCCTACTCGGCGGCCAAGGGCGGCGTCAACGCCATGACGGCGTCGCTGGCCTTCGAGTATGCCGAGCACGGCATTCGTGTGGTGGCTACGGCGCCGGGCGGTACCGAGGCGCCGCCGCGGCGGATCTCGCGCGGCACGCCGGAGCCCCGCAATGAAACGGAGCAGGCCTGGTTCCAGGCGCATATCGATCAGACCAAGGCGAGCTGCCTGATGGGCCGCTACGGCACCCTGGACGAGATGGCCGCGCCGATCCTGTTCCTCGCCTCGGACGAGGCCAGCTACATCACCGGCACGGTGGTGCCGGTGGCCGGTGGTGACCTGGGCTAG
- a CDS encoding benzoate/H(+) symporter BenE family transporter, with protein MKHIEKGVGLVSAPRDFIRDLNADNLSAGLVAGIFGLSAGIIHISAGTAAGLPQEFTLLWVISYLMINGLFGLFLPAYYRLPLPMANSIPGALLFAAIIPVVGLNEALGATLLAGAIALVVGLAGMMSLVMRLIPMPIVMGMVAGILLKFGINMVMPLQDAMLPAVVMILAFFLSARYLRRVPPLVVTLLVGVGYMAASGADFSSVEFSFRLPEFIMPTFTLEAFLAYGLPLALILVGMETPAGVGLVKGMGFKEAPANAITAVGGFGTMISAFFNLHSTCIAAPMTGICSGPEAGSHDKRWVAAVIVGIIFVVAAPFYGFVFSLIEAMPSYFIAIIAGLALLRVIGSAMHMTFSGKHEVGAMFSFLIAVSGLQILGIGSSFWALVLGVGLSMLVEFKDFDFTFERRPLSRKAG; from the coding sequence ATGAAGCATATCGAAAAGGGCGTGGGTCTCGTGTCCGCGCCACGCGACTTCATCCGCGATCTCAATGCCGACAACCTCAGTGCCGGCCTGGTGGCCGGGATCTTTGGCCTCAGCGCGGGTATCATCCATATCAGCGCCGGCACCGCCGCCGGGCTCCCCCAGGAGTTCACCCTGCTGTGGGTGATCAGCTATCTGATGATCAACGGCCTGTTCGGGCTCTTCCTGCCGGCCTACTATCGGCTGCCCCTGCCGATGGCCAACTCCATTCCCGGTGCCTTGCTGTTCGCCGCCATCATTCCCGTGGTGGGGCTCAACGAGGCCCTGGGGGCGACGCTGCTCGCCGGGGCCATCGCCTTGGTCGTCGGCCTGGCCGGAATGATGAGCCTGGTCATGCGGCTGATTCCGATGCCCATCGTCATGGGCATGGTCGCGGGCATCCTGCTCAAGTTCGGCATCAACATGGTGATGCCGCTGCAGGATGCCATGCTGCCGGCGGTGGTGATGATCCTGGCCTTCTTCCTTTCGGCGCGCTACCTGCGTCGGGTGCCCCCCCTGGTCGTCACCCTGCTGGTCGGCGTCGGGTACATGGCCGCCTCCGGCGCCGACTTCTCGAGCGTGGAGTTCTCCTTCAGGCTCCCCGAGTTCATCATGCCCACCTTCACCCTGGAGGCCTTCCTGGCCTATGGCCTGCCCCTGGCGCTGATCCTGGTGGGCATGGAAACCCCCGCTGGCGTGGGCCTGGTCAAGGGCATGGGCTTCAAGGAGGCGCCGGCCAATGCCATCACCGCCGTGGGGGGCTTCGGCACCATGATCTCGGCCTTCTTCAACCTGCACAGCACCTGCATCGCCGCACCGATGACCGGCATCTGTTCCGGGCCGGAGGCCGGCAGTCACGACAAGCGCTGGGTGGCCGCGGTCATCGTCGGCATCATCTTCGTCGTGGCCGCCCCCTTCTACGGCTTCGTGTTCAGCCTGATCGAGGCCATGCCGAGCTACTTCATCGCCATCATCGCCGGCCTGGCGCTGCTGCGGGTGATCGGCTCGGCGATGCACATGACCTTCTCCGGCAAGCATGAGGTGGGTGCGATGTTCTCCTTCCTGATCGCCGTCTCGGGCCTGCAGATCCTCGGCATCGGCTCCTCCTTCTGGGCGCTGGTGCTGGGCGTGGGGCTCTCGATGCTCGTCGAGTTCAAGGATTTCGACTTCACCTTCGAGCGCCGCCCGCTGTCCAGGAAGGCCGGCTAG
- a CDS encoding benzoate/H(+) symporter BenE family transporter: MRLHQDWSLPAVTAGFVAVLVSYAGPLAIFFQAAQSAEISGAMMTSWVWAISMGAAVSGIGLSLWLKVPVVTAWSAPGTALLVTLFPGLSLGEAVGAYLTAAAVILVIGITGSFDRIIRAIPPGIASAMMAGILFQFGVGVFVSLQSVPALAIGMLLAYLVFKRLTPRYSLVLLLIVGVVLAVVLEGASLEGVTLSLASPQFIRPEWTWQGTLSLAIPLVLVSLTGQFLPGMAILRTAGYDTPARPIVTVASLTSLVTACFGGITTVIAAITAAICTSPEAHENPDKRYVAGVANGVFYLVGGTLAGTIVALFTSLPGEFVAVLAGLALIGAITSNVSAFAACKDHLEASVITFLATASGMSFLGLGSAFWGVVVGALAYGLLHRPLAMPGRRAATNAARR, encoded by the coding sequence ATGCGACTCCACCAGGACTGGTCCCTTCCCGCCGTCACCGCCGGCTTCGTGGCGGTGCTGGTCTCCTATGCCGGCCCCCTGGCCATCTTCTTCCAGGCCGCCCAGAGTGCCGAGATCTCCGGCGCCATGATGACCTCCTGGGTCTGGGCCATCTCCATGGGGGCCGCCGTCTCCGGCATCGGGCTCAGCCTGTGGCTCAAGGTGCCGGTGGTCACCGCCTGGTCGGCACCGGGCACGGCGCTGCTGGTCACGCTCTTCCCGGGGCTGTCGCTCGGCGAGGCGGTGGGGGCCTATCTCACCGCGGCGGCGGTGATCCTCGTGATCGGCATCACCGGCTCCTTCGATCGCATCATCCGGGCGATTCCGCCGGGCATCGCCAGCGCCATGATGGCCGGCATCCTCTTCCAGTTCGGCGTCGGCGTCTTCGTCTCGCTGCAATCGGTGCCGGCGCTGGCCATCGGCATGCTCCTGGCCTACCTGGTGTTCAAGCGCCTGACGCCGCGCTACAGCCTGGTGCTGCTGCTCATCGTCGGCGTCGTCCTGGCGGTCGTCCTGGAGGGGGCGAGCCTCGAGGGCGTGACGCTCAGCCTGGCCTCGCCCCAGTTCATCCGCCCCGAGTGGACCTGGCAGGGCACCCTCAGCCTGGCGATCCCGCTGGTGCTGGTCAGCCTGACCGGCCAGTTCCTGCCGGGCATGGCGATCCTGCGCACCGCCGGCTACGACACCCCGGCCCGGCCCATCGTCACCGTCGCCAGCCTGACCTCCCTCGTGACCGCCTGCTTCGGTGGCATCACCACGGTGATCGCCGCCATCACCGCGGCGATCTGCACCAGCCCGGAGGCCCATGAGAACCCGGACAAGCGCTATGTCGCCGGCGTGGCCAACGGCGTCTTCTACCTGGTCGGGGGGACCCTGGCCGGTACCATCGTGGCGCTGTTCACCTCGCTGCCCGGCGAGTTCGTCGCCGTGCTGGCCGGCCTGGCGTTGATCGGGGCCATCACCAGCAACGTCAGCGCCTTCGCCGCCTGCAAGGATCACCTGGAGGCCTCGGTGATCACCTTCCTCGCCACGGCCTCCGGCATGAGCTTCCTGGGTCTCGGCTCGGCCTTCTGGGGCGTGGTGGTCGGCGCCCTGGCCTACGGCCTGCTGCATCGGCCGCTGGCCATGCCGGGCCGTCGCGCCGCGACGAACGCCGCGCGACGCTGA